A window of the Diorhabda carinulata isolate Delta chromosome 1, icDioCari1.1, whole genome shotgun sequence genome harbors these coding sequences:
- the LOC130894918 gene encoding uncharacterized protein LOC130894918 — MESKFHGLTRTDLRRMAFMLAKRNNLQNPFGESGLAGKKWLKLFLNRHKDKISIRGPTGTSFARVFGFDKEKVEAFFNLLKELYTENNYPPNRIYNVDESGLTIVQSKIPQIIGHKGKRQVAALTSAERGSLMTIVVCMNVTGHFVPPFIIFPRKNMSAQLIRGCPPGSVGVAYPSGWIQMNIFTDWFKHFIQHTNPTPESRVLLILDGHYSHTHNINIIDIARENNVDIFSLPPHTTHKLQPLYKTFMGPLKTYYSEEIRMWIRDNSRPQVHMILWSCLANPI, encoded by the coding sequence ATGGAGAGCAAGTTTCACGGTTTAACAAGAACTGATCTTCGCCGTATGGCATTCATGCTAGCAAAGCGAAACAATTTGCAGAATCCCTTCGGTGAATCAGGTTTGGCTGGAAAAAAGTggttaaagttatttttaaatcgtcataaagataaaatttcgATAAGAGGACCAACTGGTACATCATTTGCCAGAGTATTTGgatttgataaagaaaaagtgGAAGCCTTTTTCAACCTCCTTAAAGAGCTTTACACTGAAAATAACTATCCACCAAATCGTATTTACAACGTGGATGAATCAGGCCTAACAATAGTACAAAGTAAGATACCACAAATCATCGGTCACAAAGGTAAACGCCAGGTAGCTGCACTGACTTCAGCAGAAAGAGGATCTCTGATGACAATAGTTGTTTGTATGAATGTTACTGGTCATTTTGTGCCACcgttcattatttttcccaGAAAAAATATGAGTGCTCAGTTAATAAGAGGCTGTCCTCCAGGATCAGTCGGAGTTGCATATCCATCAGGGTGGATACAAATGAACATCTTTACAGACTGGTTCAAGCACTTTATTCAACACACCAACCCGACTCCTGAATCGAGGGTTTTACTGATACTAGATGGACACTATAGTCATACTCACAATATCAATATAATAGATATTGCTAGGGAAAATAACGTGGACATATTTTCGTTACCTCCTCATACGACTCATAAATTGCAGCCGTTATATAAGACTTTCATGGGCCCTTTAAAAACATACTATAGTGAGGAAATACGCATGTGGATTAGAGACAACAGCAGACCTCAAGTCCATATGATATTGTGGAGCTGTTTGGCAAATCCTATTTGA